In a genomic window of Mucilaginibacter sp. KACC 22063:
- the mraY gene encoding phospho-N-acetylmuramoyl-pentapeptide-transferase, with amino-acid sequence MLYYLFSYLDRNYNIPGAGVFQYITFRMALAVITSLIITTVWGRRLIDYIRYQQVGETIRNLGLEGQMQKQGTPTMGGIIILLGILIPTLLFAKLDNIYVILMLITTVWLGAIGFLDDYIKVFKKNKEGLAGRFKITGQVGLALIVGYTMYFNSNIIIRQEVKLPVKYDVPVGFHMKGNTPVYTQDIKSTKTTVPFYKNNEFDYAKVLKFMGKGYERYALIVFLAFTIFIITFISNGANITDGIDGLATGTSAIIGATLAILAYVSGNTMIADYLNIMYIPNSGELVIFAGAFVGACVGFLWYNSYPAQVFMGDTGSLAIGGIIAVFAIMIRKELMLPLLCGIFLVENASVILQVSWFKYTKKRFGEGRRVFLMAPLHHHYQKKGFHEAKIVTRFWIICIILAIITVITLKLR; translated from the coding sequence ATGCTATATTATTTATTTAGTTATTTAGATCGCAACTACAATATTCCGGGAGCCGGGGTGTTTCAGTATATCACTTTCCGTATGGCATTGGCGGTAATTACATCGCTTATCATCACAACGGTCTGGGGCCGCAGGCTTATTGATTACATCCGTTACCAACAGGTTGGTGAAACCATCCGTAACCTGGGTCTGGAAGGCCAGATGCAAAAACAAGGTACACCTACTATGGGTGGTATCATTATTTTGCTTGGGATTCTTATTCCGACTTTATTATTTGCAAAGCTGGATAACATCTATGTGATCCTGATGCTGATCACTACGGTTTGGTTAGGCGCAATCGGTTTCCTTGATGATTATATCAAAGTATTTAAAAAGAACAAAGAAGGTTTAGCCGGCAGGTTTAAAATTACCGGTCAGGTGGGTTTGGCACTTATTGTGGGCTATACCATGTACTTCAACAGCAACATCATCATTCGTCAGGAAGTAAAGTTGCCGGTAAAATATGATGTGCCTGTAGGTTTCCACATGAAAGGTAATACACCTGTTTATACACAGGATATTAAATCAACCAAAACTACTGTTCCATTTTATAAAAACAACGAGTTTGACTATGCCAAGGTGTTAAAGTTTATGGGTAAAGGTTACGAGCGTTATGCGCTGATCGTTTTCCTGGCTTTCACCATTTTCATCATCACTTTTATATCGAACGGAGCGAATATAACAGACGGTATAGACGGTTTGGCGACGGGTACATCCGCCATTATTGGCGCCACACTGGCCATTTTGGCCTATGTGTCGGGTAACACCATGATCGCCGACTACTTAAATATTATGTACATACCCAACTCTGGAGAGTTGGTGATATTTGCCGGAGCGTTTGTAGGGGCGTGCGTAGGCTTTTTGTGGTATAACTCATATCCGGCACAGGTTTTTATGGGTGATACAGGCAGTTTGGCTATAGGTGGTATCATAGCCGTGTTTGCCATCATGATTCGTAAAGAGCTGATGCTGCCCTTACTATGCGGTATTTTCCTGGTAGAAAATGCTTCGGTTATTTTACAGGTGTCGTGGTTTAAGTACACCAAAAAGCGGTTCGGCGAAGGCCGCAGGGTATTCCTGATGGCCCCGCTGCACCACCATTACCAAAAGAAGGGTTTTCACGAAGCCAAGATCGTTACAAGGTTCTGGATCATTTGTATCATCCTGGCCATAATAACGGTGATCACATTAAAATTAAGATAA
- the murD gene encoding UDP-N-acetylmuramoyl-L-alanine--D-glutamate ligase, with protein MNENKDISLSHLSPSGEKGRLVILGAGESGVGAAYLAQQQGYDVFVSDMGVIADKYKSQLQQWGLSFEEQQHTESAILNATEVVKSPGIPDKAPLVKKLREQGTPVISEIEFAGRYTNAKMICITGSNGKTTTTSLTYHILKNAGLNVGLAGNIGKSFAYQVATEKFDYYVLEISSFMLDDMYEFKADIAVLLNITPDHLDRYDYKLENYAASKFRIVQNQTAADYFIYCADDPETIKGMQTRSFAAQMLPFSIEKKVQPGAYLEEDKLIINIEQQELFTMSINDLALQGKHNTYNSMASGIVSKVLELRNQTIRESMGDFKNIEHRLEQVGKISGINFINDSKATNVNSTWYALESMPKGVVLILGGVDKGNDYSMLNDLVKQKVKAIVCLGKDNARIHQAFGDMVPEIVDTQSAAEAVWVSYHLAKKGDTVLLSPACASFDLFKNYEERGDQFKKAVMEL; from the coding sequence ATGAACGAAAACAAAGACATATCTCTATCTCATCTTTCTCCATCAGGAGAGAAGGGGCGGCTTGTCATCCTTGGCGCAGGCGAAAGCGGTGTTGGGGCGGCATACCTTGCCCAACAGCAGGGGTATGATGTCTTTGTTTCGGATATGGGTGTTATTGCCGATAAATATAAAAGCCAGCTGCAGCAATGGGGTCTCAGCTTTGAAGAGCAACAGCATACCGAAAGCGCTATACTTAACGCAACCGAGGTAGTTAAAAGTCCGGGTATACCAGATAAAGCGCCTTTAGTTAAAAAACTGCGCGAGCAAGGTACCCCGGTAATTTCTGAGATAGAGTTTGCGGGCCGCTACACCAATGCAAAAATGATTTGCATTACCGGCTCAAATGGTAAAACCACTACCACAAGCCTTACTTATCATATCCTGAAAAATGCAGGACTGAATGTAGGCCTTGCAGGTAACATCGGTAAAAGCTTTGCTTACCAGGTAGCTACAGAAAAGTTTGATTACTACGTATTAGAGATCAGCAGCTTTATGCTTGATGATATGTACGAGTTTAAGGCCGACATTGCCGTGCTATTGAACATTACGCCAGATCATCTCGACCGTTACGATTACAAGCTTGAAAATTATGCGGCATCAAAGTTCCGCATTGTACAGAATCAAACCGCGGCAGACTATTTCATCTACTGCGCCGACGACCCGGAAACCATTAAAGGTATGCAGACCCGCAGCTTTGCTGCTCAAATGCTGCCATTTTCAATAGAAAAGAAAGTACAACCAGGCGCATACCTGGAAGAAGATAAACTGATCATCAACATCGAACAACAAGAACTATTTACTATGTCAATCAACGATCTGGCTTTGCAGGGAAAGCACAACACTTACAATTCTATGGCCTCGGGTATTGTGTCGAAGGTGCTGGAGTTACGTAATCAAACCATTCGCGAAAGCATGGGCGATTTCAAAAATATCGAACACAGGCTTGAGCAGGTGGGTAAAATCTCAGGAATCAACTTTATCAATGATTCCAAAGCCACCAACGTAAACTCAACCTGGTACGCCTTAGAGAGCATGCCTAAGGGTGTTGTCCTGATTTTGGGCGGCGTTGATAAGGGTAACGACTATTCGATGTTAAATGATCTGGTAAAGCAAAAGGTTAAAGCCATTGTATGCCTGGGTAAAGATAACGCCCGCATACACCAGGCTTTTGGCGACATGGTTCCTGAGATTGTTGATACGCAGTCGGCAGCAGAGGCGGTATGGGTATCATACCACCTGGCTAAAAAAGGTGATACAGTTTTATTATCTCCTGCTTGTGCTAGCTTCGATCTTTTTAAAAACTATGAAGAGCGCGGCGATCAGTTCAAGAAAGCTGTGATGGAACTATAA
- a CDS encoding FtsW/RodA/SpoVE family cell cycle protein, with protein MDKILSRTKGDRWIWLIVILLSVISMMAVYSSAGALAYTKQVGVESILFKHMLMIFGGLALMYISHKLDYRYYAGISKLLMVITVPLLMFTLFFGSHINGASRWIAIPGTGLGFQTSDLAKLALITYLARSLSRKQENIKDVKQSFIPIMGAVCVVFALIGPANLSTGLMLFGVSVLLLIIGRISVKQISIVCVAGVVLLACMLTFGHRKGTHSSRMEAFLHPERVDPDKLFQGNHAKIAIATGGIFGKGPGKSTERNYLPEAFSDEIYAIIVEEYGLIGGLAVIGIYLFLLYRCIKIVNKAPKAFGALLAAGLSFSLTIQAFANMAVAVGLGPVTGVPLPLVSMGGTSILFTSVAFGIILSVSKHIDESEENKKVVVGEIVNVAA; from the coding sequence ATGGATAAGATATTAAGTAGAACAAAAGGCGACCGATGGATATGGCTCATCGTGATACTGCTTTCAGTAATATCCATGATGGCGGTTTACAGCTCTGCAGGTGCATTGGCCTACACTAAGCAGGTTGGCGTCGAGTCTATCTTGTTTAAGCACATGCTGATGATCTTTGGCGGTTTGGCCTTGATGTATATTTCGCATAAGCTCGACTACCGCTATTACGCAGGTATATCCAAATTGCTGATGGTAATTACCGTGCCGCTGCTGATGTTTACTTTGTTTTTTGGTTCTCATATCAACGGCGCAAGCCGCTGGATAGCCATTCCGGGTACTGGTTTGGGCTTCCAGACATCAGATTTGGCTAAGCTTGCATTGATCACTTACCTGGCTCGTTCATTATCGCGCAAACAAGAGAATATAAAAGATGTTAAACAGTCATTCATTCCAATTATGGGCGCTGTTTGCGTTGTATTTGCACTTATTGGTCCGGCAAACTTATCAACAGGGTTAATGCTGTTTGGCGTAAGTGTTTTGCTGCTCATTATTGGCCGTATCAGTGTAAAGCAGATTTCAATTGTATGTGTTGCGGGAGTAGTATTGCTGGCGTGCATGTTAACCTTTGGCCACAGAAAGGGAACACACTCATCACGTATGGAAGCCTTCTTACACCCCGAGCGTGTAGATCCTGATAAGTTGTTTCAGGGTAACCATGCTAAAATAGCTATCGCTACAGGTGGTATTTTCGGTAAAGGGCCTGGTAAAAGCACCGAGCGTAATTATTTGCCAGAGGCATTCTCTGATGAGATCTACGCCATCATTGTGGAAGAATATGGCTTGATAGGCGGCCTTGCCGTAATAGGCATTTATTTGTTTTTGTTGTATCGCTGTATCAAGATCGTTAACAAAGCGCCAAAAGCGTTTGGTGCATTACTCGCTGCCGGTTTAAGCTTCAGCTTAACTATACAGGCATTTGCAAACATGGCCGTAGCGGTTGGCTTAGGTCCGGTAACCGGTGTGCCGTTGCCATTGGTAAGTATGGGTGGTACATCTATATTATTTACAAGCGTTGCATTCGGTATTATACTCTCTGTAAGTAAGCATATAGACGAGAGCGAAGAAAATAAAAAAGTGGTGGTTGGCGAGATTGTGAACGTGGCGGCGTAA
- the murG gene encoding undecaprenyldiphospho-muramoylpentapeptide beta-N-acetylglucosaminyltransferase, with product MKSANKIIISGGGTGGHIFPAVSIANALKQNDAATELLFVGAQGRMEMEKVPAAGYKIIGLNIQGIQRNSIVKNLMLPFKMVQSVSKAMKIIKEFKPDVAVGVGGYASGPLLYAAWLKGVPILIQEQNSYAGVTNKSLGKRAKKICVAFDGMDKFFPADKIIKTGNPVRKDAVDIEGKRLKALELLKLSSDKKTILVTGGSLGARTLNNSVKAGLQKIIDSDVQLIWQTGKVYYQNLINELGKEYHPNILITEFLNRMDLAYAAADVIISRAGAGTIAELCIVKKPVILVPSPNVAEDHQTKNALALVQENAAILVADRDAEAKLVNRTLELLKDKDKQKTLSINIGKLALPNADKDIANEVLKLIK from the coding sequence GTGAAATCAGCAAACAAAATAATCATCAGCGGCGGCGGTACAGGCGGGCATATTTTCCCGGCGGTATCTATTGCTAATGCATTGAAGCAAAATGATGCTGCAACGGAGCTTTTGTTTGTTGGTGCACAGGGCCGTATGGAAATGGAAAAAGTTCCGGCGGCAGGATATAAGATCATCGGCTTAAATATTCAGGGTATACAACGTAATTCTATCGTTAAAAACCTGATGCTGCCCTTTAAAATGGTTCAGAGCGTTTCAAAAGCGATGAAGATAATTAAAGAGTTTAAGCCTGATGTGGCTGTAGGAGTTGGTGGTTATGCCTCCGGTCCACTTTTATATGCGGCATGGCTAAAAGGCGTGCCGATTTTAATCCAGGAGCAAAACTCTTATGCAGGTGTCACCAACAAATCGTTAGGTAAACGCGCTAAAAAAATCTGCGTAGCATTTGATGGCATGGACAAGTTTTTCCCTGCCGATAAGATCATTAAAACAGGTAACCCTGTTCGCAAGGATGCGGTAGATATTGAAGGCAAGAGGTTAAAAGCGTTGGAGTTATTGAAGTTGTCGTCAGACAAAAAAACAATACTGGTAACGGGCGGCAGTTTAGGTGCGCGCACTTTAAATAATAGTGTTAAGGCAGGTTTGCAAAAGATCATTGATTCCGATGTGCAGCTGATCTGGCAAACAGGTAAGGTGTATTATCAAAACCTGATTAACGAGTTAGGCAAGGAATACCATCCTAACATCTTGATCACCGAGTTTTTAAACCGGATGGATTTGGCTTATGCCGCAGCAGATGTAATTATCTCGCGTGCGGGTGCCGGTACCATAGCCGAGCTTTGCATTGTTAAAAAGCCGGTTATACTGGTGCCATCGCCTAATGTGGCCGAAGACCATCAGACTAAAAACGCGCTGGCATTGGTACAGGAAAATGCAGCAATATTAGTGGCCGACCGTGATGCAGAAGCAAAACTGGTTAACCGTACGCTTGAATTATTGAAAGATAAAGACAAGCAAAAAACATTAAGTATCAACATTGGCAAACTTGCTTTGCCTAATGCAGATAAAGATATAGCAAACGAAGTTTTAAAGCTGATTAAATAA
- the murC gene encoding UDP-N-acetylmuramate--L-alanine ligase, whose translation MKLNNIQRVYLVGIGGIGMSGLARYFAHLGCAVYGYDKTSTPLTTALESEGMAIVYEDDSKNVPADFHFPDEHTLIIWTPAIPKDSSILNFFINKGFTLYKRSQVLGIISEGMYAIAVAGTHGKTTTSTMVAHILKHSGKDCSAFLGGIASNYDTNVLYGKNNIMVVEADEYDRSFLTLHPDIAIVTSMDADHLDIYGDHSHLAESFRLFVGQLKANGKVIAKKGLEIESDIAYSINEQADAYAENLRVEKGEFYFDFKNAEVNIADIHLGIPGIHNVENAVAAIQAALLVGVEPEQIKAALTAFKGVKRRFEYLVKNDAHIYIDDYAHHPEELRACISSVKRIYPDKKLTVVFQPHLFTRTRDFADGFAEVLSMADELILLDIYPARELPIEGITSKMLLDRVTSAGKKLLSKAETLAIVKQEKPELLLTVGAGDIDQLVEPLKQILSYE comes from the coding sequence ATGAAGTTAAATAACATACAACGGGTTTACCTGGTGGGCATCGGCGGTATAGGCATGAGTGGCCTTGCCCGCTACTTTGCGCACCTGGGTTGCGCTGTGTATGGGTACGATAAAACTTCTACGCCGCTTACTACCGCACTTGAAAGTGAAGGTATGGCTATTGTTTACGAGGATGACAGCAAAAATGTTCCGGCTGATTTTCATTTTCCTGATGAGCATACACTCATCATCTGGACACCGGCCATTCCAAAAGATTCGTCGATCCTTAATTTTTTTATCAATAAAGGGTTTACGCTTTACAAACGTTCGCAGGTTTTGGGCATCATCAGCGAGGGCATGTATGCCATTGCCGTAGCCGGTACGCATGGTAAAACTACCACGTCAACAATGGTGGCACACATCCTGAAACATTCTGGTAAAGATTGCTCTGCATTTTTAGGAGGCATTGCATCTAACTATGATACCAATGTGTTGTATGGCAAAAATAATATCATGGTGGTTGAAGCCGACGAGTATGATCGTTCGTTTTTAACACTGCACCCTGATATTGCCATTGTTACTTCAATGGATGCCGACCATCTGGATATTTACGGCGACCATAGCCACCTTGCAGAATCATTCAGGTTGTTTGTTGGTCAGCTAAAGGCTAATGGTAAAGTGATTGCTAAAAAAGGTTTAGAGATTGAAAGTGACATTGCCTACAGCATTAATGAACAAGCCGATGCCTATGCCGAAAACTTACGGGTTGAAAAAGGGGAATTCTACTTCGACTTTAAAAATGCCGAAGTAAACATAGCTGATATTCATTTGGGTATACCGGGCATTCATAATGTGGAGAATGCTGTTGCTGCAATACAAGCTGCATTGTTAGTAGGTGTTGAACCCGAACAGATCAAAGCAGCGCTTACAGCATTCAAAGGAGTTAAACGCCGTTTCGAATACCTGGTGAAGAACGACGCGCATATTTACATTGATGATTATGCACATCACCCGGAAGAATTGCGGGCATGTATCTCATCAGTTAAACGTATTTACCCGGATAAAAAGCTGACCGTAGTTTTTCAGCCGCATTTGTTTACACGCACCCGCGACTTTGCCGATGGCTTTGCTGAGGTGTTAAGCATGGCCGATGAGTTGATCTTACTCGACATTTATCCGGCGCGCGAACTGCCGATAGAAGGAATTACATCAAAAATGTTACTGGATAGGGTTACCTCTGCCGGTAAAAAGTTATTAAGCAAAGCTGAAACGCTGGCAATAGTAAAACAAGAGAAGCCTGAATTGTTGCTAACCGTAGGTGCAGGAGATATAGATCAGTTGGTGGAACCTTTAAAACAGATATTAAGCTATGAATAG